The sequence below is a genomic window from Lolium perenne isolate Kyuss_39 chromosome 7, Kyuss_2.0, whole genome shotgun sequence.
GCGCGTGCTCTCCTTCCTGCCGTCTCGCGATGCGGTGAAGACGGCCGTGCTCGCCCGCCGCTGGCGCTACCTGTGGAGGTCCACCCCCGCCGTCCGCGTCCACGGCTCAGGCAACTACTTTCGCCTCTTCGTCAACAGCTTGCTGCTCTTCCGTGATGCCGCCTCGCCGTTACGCTCGTTTGAGATCAACGCCGACCTGCTGATAGGCGAGGAAAGGGACGAGGTCGACCCTCACGTCGACCTCTGGATCAGGCACGCCGTGTCAACGTGCCGTGCGCGCTCCCTCATCGCCCGCTTCGACGATCAAAGGTTCTGGCACGAAAAGATCATGTGGTCTCCCAGGCAGAAGCTACCTTTCGCCTCCCCGCACCTGACGACGATGCACCTCCGGGGGGTCATTCTCGACCACGGCAGCCTCGATTTGCCGAAGCTTCTCCACCTCAGTCTCAGAGCCTGCCGCCTCAATGCCGACGCCATCGTGTCGCCCTTGCTGAAGCGCCTCCATATCATGGACTGCGAATCAGGATCACCGATCAGGATTTCCACCCCGAGCCTCCGTCATCTGCAGCTATCCGGTGACCACCAGGGCTTCTGTACTGCACCGTCGTCTCTCGACACCATGCCTTGCTTAACCAATGCAATCATCCAGCTTACTGACTTAATCTTGGGTGGCGTTGGTGATGGCAGTGGCGCCGGCCGCTCTTTGATTCTCCATGGCTTATCGGAAGCCACCAGCCTGCAGCTCATAGCTACGATGAACGATGGAAGGGTTTGTCAAATCCAATCTTTGTTTTTACCTTCGCATGCATCATTAGTTAGAGGAAAATTGCACTATGCATGCACCCGGCCGGCCGGTAGATTTAATTCCTCTTGTGTCACTTTGTCCAATTTTAATAAAGTTTGGGGCTTCCACACTAGCTAGGTCAGGCAGGCCCAATACCAACTACTGTATATATGTCGTACATTGTTGTTAGATAAATATAATTTGCCATCAATAGGAAACCTTGATTTGCTAAATTTAAGATTATGAATTTAGTCGAATCAGTATAGACAAACTAGAGCTATTTATTTTTACCAGCTAATTAAGTTGCCACTTGTTATTTTGAAACGTGTTGGTCAACAACTAATTTTGCACTTTGCATCAAGTCCTTGCACTTGATTTCTAATCATTTATCTgcatatttttttgtctttttctcTCGCACATTCTAAGTACTCCCTGTTCTTAAGACAATTGGTTCAGATCTCTACCAAATGTAAAGAAAACATGGGAAGATATCTAAGACCATTTAGACCTTTTATCTACATGCCAAATAGCTAATAACTAGGCTAACAATAAATCTGTATTGAGCTTGAACTGCGTACTTAATTGTTATACTCAGTTAGTTAGTTTTTAAAAAAGGTTGTTGTTATCAATAGTTCATACTCCATGCAGACAATCTTCCTAAGGGATTTGGCATGGTGCCCTACATTCCCAAAGTTAAAGACCTTGATACTTAATGAGTGGTGTGTGTATGATGATGTAAGTGCCATTGAGTGCCTTCTACGGCACACGCCAAGATTGGAGAGCCTCATTCTGCAACTTAATTTTAAGGTACTATAAGTTCAAGTTTTCTCATTTGTTTTATTGTGATTACCTTGCATTCCCTCCGTTCCATGATTCTTGTTGTTATATGACAAGAAAAATGGAACGGACGGAGTAAGTTTCTCAAGTCTTATATTAACTCCCATATATGTCGACAAAGAGAAATATAAGATAATCCCTAGATTGTTTTATGTCTACATGATTATAtgtcatactccctccatcctaaaTTAAGATGCCTATAGTCTTTTAtcaaagccaaaaaaaaattaaGAAATTTTATACAAAAAGTATTAATATGTAAAATTTTAAATGCACATAataagaaaatatattttatgatgGTTCCAAAAATATTGCTCAGGGATTATAAATGTTGACACTTTCTGTATTCAGTTGGTCAAACTTTGAGAATTTTAACTTTATCAAAATATTATAGGCATCATATTTTGTGATAGAGGGAGTACTTCATAAACACATGTGACACCATTAAAAAGATAACACAGGTGGCCATATCCAATTTTCAACTTCTCTAGGACACATAAGATTTTAAGTTTTAACCCGTGTTTTCTTTTTCATGTAGAACTGCCCTACACTCCAGGTGGAAGGAGAAGGAAATGATAATACATCAGAACAGTCTATTCTTAACTTTGAGCACATTAAGACAGTGGAGATCAGGAACCGTCCACCTTATTATTACGAACCGGTGGTATATTTTGACACAAGGATTGATGAAGTTTTTAAACTGTTCAGTGACTTGGGCATACCTAGCAGTAAGATCAGTATCAACTACAATACTGAAGGTCAGCCATCTACATATACTCAGTTTCTTTCTGCAGTTATCTATGTGAAAATTCCATATAAAAACAAGCACATTGGACAAATTGGTCCATGCACCTGGCTGCCCTAGACACAAAGTGTTTGAAGGATAAATCAGTTTATTATGCATATATCCGTTGTTCTTCTATGAAAAAAATGAATTAGTATTACTACTATTTAGTGCTAACTAATTACAAACATGAGTCGAAATGTTGCAGCTGGCATTTAGTACTTACATGTTCAATTAGGTATGCTAAACTACTGTATCTTTTGTGCTCCTGAAGAATCATTAGGTACCACCATGAGGCAATTGGCTAGCTAGATAGATATATCTGCATTCTGCAGGACCATTTCATGTTCATGCACATTTTCTTCTTTTACTTCTGTGTTTTACCTGCTCGTGTGCATGCACAGTATGTATATAGCTGATGGTATTTCTTAGTCTGTATGGATAATCAATTACATTAATTGCTTGTTTAGAGAAAGTATATTACCAATGGTTCTTCTGCACTGGATTGATTTTTTGTGTCCGATGCCCGGCTTGCAGGAAAATAGAAAATATTCAAGTGCTAGCTTCGGTTGGGTTCAAACAGCCAAGCTTAATTAATCAGAGATGGGCGGTAGAGGAAATTATGGATGCGAGTGATAGCCAACAAGTTAAGCAATATAGAGAATATTTTTTTTTCAGCAAGAAATTTTGTGATGTCCGCTCATACCGTGCGTGCATTTTTTTCCTTTTATGGTCGTACTAAGCAATTATTCCTTAAATATACCATAAGTGCTTTCAATTCTCATGATCATTGCGAGCATGAATTGTGCAACCACGAGGTATATCATGTCGATCTCTGCAACCTTACTTTGAAACATTGGTGATATAGCATGTCGATCTCTGCAACCTTACGGAGGGACATCATGGCAGGGGAGGCTGCCCTCGCATTTGTGGCCAATAGTGAAACACGATGCATATCCGTCGGAGTGCACGTTTTGACTCGGTTTTGTTTATGCATGCCAGCTTAATCgattttttctctcttttttttggtGGAAGTTGTAGTTTATAGTATCCTTCACAAGAGACAAACCAACATCTTCGTGGTAGGAGGCTGGAGCTAGTTCCTCTTCTCGAGGTTGATGGGTGTTGTGGCCCAGCGAAGCTCATGCTCACGATGTCGGTTATAGTATTGACGACGTCCATGGTGTCATTTCCCCTCTTGTGGGTGATGACGTGGCTCCACCTCATCTCCCCAAGTCcttgctccgggtgaaaaccaagaccaggcggtggtggtggtgctgcgtcGTAACCTCGTTGGAGGCACCGCCTTGGAGCAGCGGTCTTTACTTCGCCATGCTTGCTTCGGCGGCAAAGTTGGTGCCTTCTCTGTTGTCGATGAgatgttgtagtggcctcctagATCCTGTGCTTCGTGGGAGGCCAGTTCGGCCATGGAGGTGTCGTCCACCATGGTGCTATGTTTGCCGAGTGACGCAGCCGCGGTCGGCGGGATGCCATAGGCCGTTGCGGTGGGCTGGGGTTCAACCCCATGCAGGAATGTCTGACGGCGCCTTCACCACCGCTTTCCGGACTTGGTGTCGGACCATCGCTGGTAGAAAAAGGGCCAATAAtcccggttggcaactgccattaatctcggttgcgcaaccgggattaaatatgcgggaataaacactactaggaaaacccttactgccggcgcacctattTGGGCTTCTACCGGCGCACTGgagcccgccggtgggaacaggccggtgataactggctattgccggcgcaccagcctgttgttggcgtccgaaacccaccggcgagtagcgacgggcaacacgtagagccgggaggctcccaggactgcggctggccctggtccctcgtgcgacggcccgcaaagctccggcacgcacgtcccgatgctggtgcaagggcgtgccacctgacctatacctggtcaggaatgtgatggattgcttcgcttagtttcctgcatggcatacacgtaaacattaaatacgagcctcgatcggctctcaggttgtcttgtgaatcggctcaaggagccgatccacccatgattcgtatgaggtctacgatcacatgatggtcatgcttgatcaatataaagctaaaacgacctacgacgatttagggttttcaccacataatcggaacatcctacacgtgattgagcctggcagccacgcaagatgataataagccagccctagataaggcctaaaaaccaacatggagttgattcccggaacatcttatctagggctagcaaactacaccctacgtgctactggatccttcaacccgtttgcaaggcctaactatgcagatattaaactaatccttgaagaacaaggagcaatcataacagatcggatctactaaacacggatcaagcaaggtgctgtccttacacctaagatagatgtaaaggcagctagacgtctaagggcagcatggataaaagcatatatcgtggtagaacaatgctaaccctaacacatctacgataactacgttgctcgccatcaacaaggcttcagcacgagcaacgcatgaacaacgaataaacgtatactgcctagatcgcaagatgcgatctaggcagcatgatgcttacccggaagaaaccctcgaaacaaggggttggcgatgcgcctagattggtttgttgtgaacgtgattgttgtctttctcaataaccctagatacatatttatagtccgtagactttctaacgtgggaataatcccaaccgtgtacgagccaatttctacctaaccgacacgtatcctactatatttacaaatacacgggcaaactagcccaaacttcgtgtacaaggctgatttacgtatatcttccgtgtatattcttcaagcccatcttaattacggcccacctctgatccggtcaaatcctggtgataacacgtgcccccctggttttggaaatgataattccaaaaccactctgccttttcttcgttgggtcacgtcgtggcagggtaaaaccgccgcagtatccttcatcatgatgccttgccttctcaacttctccgcgtgatttgacagttgttttttttcttttggcaccacttcctcggaaactgctgtggcattaaatccactatatccccttttatttaaccgcaccgAACAGtttgcctcttcatccccttgctctgttctagccatcggcaccagaaATCCCCCCTCTCATGTAGcaatgtcgtcctcttcctcctcctccacctcgttggatctttcttcccaatccttctcttcctcgtcctcctcctcccgcgagcccacaCCGGAGTATGTTCTGACGGCGGCGCACAACCAGCGCGCCCCCgaagaatgggaccaggaggatCACAACTCCtctgtctggtctgaggacgataagtccctgaccagcggagatgaggacctccagttccttgccgatagggaactggaggcggagagcgaggacgactcgttctcctgggacgactacacttcctccgaggaggaggaagaagaggaggacgacgactccctcgaggactacccgccggcgaagcgcttccgcgccgggtcggatgatgatgacgacgacgacgatgatgaagaggaggaggcccccaatgagggctactggagcagcgacgaggagcccgccggcagcagcgccgacgagagctccgatggcgacgacgagggcagcgacggcccatagggtagcgtctactagtataggtctagcagattggtcaatagacctttcttttgttcttccttcctcgagcaatcggctcttcctttgtaagaaatcccttttattaatgaagaaaatattcctctattgattttgctttcttgtcaatttttgccgattgccaaacgaagtcaacgcgcaaagagccgatggcagggcatcggcttttgCTCAAAAACGCGATTTAAGGCCACAACAGGTCCaatccgtgtccacgccatcctccaatctcaaacgcacagattcaactcctcagcaaatccaatgggagaatcatctcaaatgccatggactctggcctgaaactgatctgttaacctgctcaactgagcttgttcctctagagtcgacgaacatgcatcggctttttcattattctaaagtcgatgtccgagcaTCGGCTGTACTAGTATCCATGttcctaaagtcgatgtctgtgcatcggctgtgatttgcatataCCTGATTTTTGACCggccgattttatacatcggcccccatgtttcactgtccatcgtcccacatgcttgggaaatatttcttgaggtgttgaccgttgacggctactgggaatttaacaccgtccagctgctcgagcatgtatcattgcccttcaatacctgatcgactttgtacggaccgtgccaattaggagaccatttgccatatgctttatccttagttcctaatggtaacacggcttcccatactagatcaccaacctgaaactcctttggtctcaccttcttattgtatgcgcgagctaccctAGCCTTGTTCTCTTTAATATTCTCcaaggaccaaagtctaagttccgttgcatcctcaatagtatcactcatcagggctgcatattcttcagctgttagatcattctgaaacgtgacacgtctcgatccagccgtaatttcccaaggcaatacggcttcctgcccatagacgagctggtatggcgaagtttttatagctccatggcatgacatgcgataggcccacaaagcttctgacaatgtttcatgccaaaccctagggttctcgtcaattttcctcttaatcagcttgatcaggctctgattggacgcttcagcttgcccgttggcttgagcatagtatggagatgatcggatcagcttaattcccatgtcatcacagaactttctgaactctttagagatgaagaccgaacctccatcggtcgtgatggtttgaggaatcccgaacctatgaatgacatgttctttcacaaattggataacatcttctgattttaccttcttcatagggacggcctccacccatttagtgaagtaatccgtaatggccaaaatccactcgtggcctttactcgacgcaggatggattttgccgatcatatccatgccccaacctcgaaatggccaaggcttgatgatggggttcattgctgatgtgggtaccatctgaatcttcccgaacatctgacacgcttggcatcctttgtagtacttgaagcagtcctcaagcatggtgggccaataaaaccctgatcgcctgatcagccacttcatcttatgagccgattggtgagttccccaggcaccttcatgcacctcatgtaagagccgattagactcagttggtcccaggcacttgagcagtaacccttccaacgtcctgtagaacatgtcatcgcctataaggacatatttcatggccttgtaccttatccgtttaggtgccccccgagccggatccttcaagtaattgaagatatcggctctccaatcatcctgttccaggaactgcacctgaacttctgacccgtctggtatgtccttgtagcctgacgccatctgtgcgagatcgttggcctcggtattttgagatcttgggacccaattgaagttgatgtaccgaaattgtgccatcaactcgcggcattccatccaatatgggaagagtgactcactctcgcacttgtattcatccgtgagctgggagatcaccaacttcgagtccccaaaaagttccaccgcttccgcaccggcttccaaaagcaactccattcccttgcgtattgcctcatactcagcgacattgttggtgcaaggggtagatagcctgatggagaaggaaaatgttgccccccgaggcgacacgagcagaatgccgatgccacaaccatcgtcacaacccgatccatcgaagaacatagcccatgcacgtacagatagtgctgctatattagtattgatccgttcagctatgagatcggccaacgcttgtcccttgactgctttcgcaggctgattccggagatcgaattccgataacgcaaacatccacttaccaagtcggcctttcaaaacaggagccgacagcatgtgcttgacaacatctgacttgcatatgatgatgatttccgctgtcaaaaggatgtgatgaagcttggtgcaggtgaagaataggcagaggcataacttctcgacctcagggtaccttgtctctgcatccaacatctttctgctgaggtagaaaacgaccttttcaacaccctcatagagttgcaccaccactgaagcgatggacatgtcagctactgataagtagatatagaacggcctgtcttgctgaggtggaactagcacaggcggcgttgttagataccgcttaatctcgtcaaacgctcgctgctgttctgccccccagtgaaactcgtcatcagacttgatcttcaccaacgccatgaacggctcaattcgtcctgatagattagagatgaaccgtcggacgaagttgatcttgccgataagacgttggagttccttcttagtggtaggcggctgcatggtacgtactgcctcctgacttttcaggccgatctcaattcctcgttcctgaaccaaaaaacctaggaactgaccggccgtcacaccaaaggcacacttctttggattcattctcagcccaaattttcgagttcggtctaggatgcgtcgcaaatcatccaagtgtccttctatggagacagacttgaccaccacgtcgtcgatgtaaatttccaccaacttgccgatcagatcatgaaaaatgtaattcatggctcgttggtatgttgcaccggcattcttcagcccaaaagtcatgaccacatattcaaacaagcccaccgatcctggtactctgaatgcagtcttgtgtatatcttctggagccatgaagatttggttgtagccggcattgccatccatgaagcttaacacattgtggccagcagctgcattgatcaatgtttctgccacaggcattggatattcatcctttggagtggctctgttgagatctcggaaatctatggccacacgccatcggccatcctttttctctacaggtacggtactggagatccattcagcatacctgcatggcctgatgaacccggcggccaacattttctcgatctctttcttgacttcttccagaatttcggccttcatctgatgtgctcgttgttggaatggccgaaatcctttcttgagagggagccgatgctcaatgatgctcctatctagcccaggcatctctgtgtaatcccatgcaaagcatctgggtattcttttaacagagctatcatctggctcctgagatgtggatctaactttttgctgatgaaagttggtcgtggcttatccccaggaccaatgtcgacttcttctagctcatcagccgatgtaaacccataccctagctttccgtcacctgttagatcgacgctgaacacaggcaaaacgtatggtgaggatagtatgggccgattgccggaatcggcccccattttgattgtattgctcaatgaaggtttacatctcgttcgtgctttactatgactacgtgacatgcttgagacaagatcatcactttttattttttggggccgatcgcagggatcggccttgtcacgtacgtccatagcctttgctcttgttacacggtcaggccggtggataagaccagcctcaccccgttttttgtcacgtcgatgcgctcacagtcatccaaagtgatgccggagagtggctcttggcctgccgtctcccaaacgttcatgccagccgttgagatctcgactgagtcatctgcgtggatgatctctacttcatctccatcccactgtattaagcattgatgcatcgtggatggaatgcagctgttggcgtggatccaatctctccctagcaggacagcgtaggtgctcttgctatcgacaatgaagaatgtcgtagggatggtcttccttcctacggtcagatccacgttcagaacaccttgtgcctctgatgcttggccgttgaaatcgctcaatgtgacattggtcttgatcagatccgagctagagcgtcccagacgacgtagcatggagtatggcatgatgttgactgccgctccggtgtcgaccagcatcttgttgaccggctgcccattgatataacctcgtaagtacagggccttcaggtgtctgtaacttctttctcgtggcttctcaaagataaccggccttgggccgcagtcaagttgtgccacaagtGCCTCTTcagttccaggagcacaaaactccgccggaagaatgaacaccatgttggtgccagccgatgtctgatcatcggctttcttctgtttggggcgccactctttcttctgtggccgtccctcctcgtccagagttcgctgaattttcgcggccagatcaggccgcgctttcctcaacgtatgcaggtataacctttcggcttcctctaagcaacgtagtcgctgaaccctacgtttttgggagtggctgagtccatcagggcaccaccttggacggtggtatttatcttcttcttcctcttcttcttcgtcttctaactcctcgggatcttccacccgagaggactcagcttgcttgttccgagatgggagaggtcctagacgcttgaacactgatacatctcctgtgcccttcttcttctgtctacattctggacagttgtcgattgtgggcaatcggctcattcctgaatcccagcagtgtttgaagaagggacaatcccagtgcATGTCCATgtcatcctgctctcttgacttttccttggcatggcacTCATATCT
It includes:
- the LOC139833822 gene encoding F-box protein At5g03100-like gives rise to the protein MSGGDLFGALPDHLVQRVLSFLPSRDAVKTAVLARRWRYLWRSTPAVRVHGSGNYFRLFVNSLLLFRDAASPLRSFEINADLLIGEERDEVDPHVDLWIRHAVSTCRARSLIARFDDQRFWHEKIMWSPRQKLPFASPHLTTMHLRGVILDHGSLDLPKLLHLSLRACRLNADAIVSPLLKRLHIMDCESGSPIRISTPSLRHLQLSGDHQGFLAPAAL